Proteins from one Oryza sativa Japonica Group chromosome 12, ASM3414082v1 genomic window:
- the LOC107279577 gene encoding uncharacterized protein, translating to MGISKVIGIAGTSLLVTSVGLWKIGLRIVAVPFLATSTIAYIIAVASHNSINIPWMLGKNSKGRFPIWSSVLFGPFLILARVYATMKRHMRKKEAVYNMITEGVYLGGWPFMLKHLPPGDPSVIDCTCELPRSDFVPTNEYLCVPTWDTRAPTISQIEFAARWACEKRAKGKPVYVHCAFGHGRSACVVCAVLVALGIAENWKDAENIIREKRKIKMNAVHRKTLDDWSKYRASQKKDK from the exons ATGGGGATATCCAAGGTGATTGGCATCGCTGGAACATCTCTTCTGGTCACGTCTGTTGGTCTGTGGAAGATTGGCTTAAGAATTGTCGCGGTTCCTTTCCTAGCCACCAGTACAATTGCCTATATCATCGCTGTTGCATCCCACAATTCCATCAACATACCTTGGATGTTGGGAAAGAATTCAAAGGGGAGGTTTCCAATTTGGTCAAGTGTACTTTTTGGTCCTTTCTTGATACTTGCCCGGGTATATGCAACTATGAAGAGACATATGAGGAAGAAGGAGGCTGTGTATAACATGATCACTGAAGGCGTTTATCTAGGAGGATGGCCGTTTATGTTGAAGCATTTGCCCCCAGGAGACCCCTCTGTTATTGATTGCACTTGTGAGTTGCCAAGAAGTGATTTTGTCCCAACAAATGAGTATCTTTGTGTTCCTACTTGGGATACAAGAGCCCCGACGATATCCCAAATTGAATTTGCGGCACGCTGGGCATGTGAAAAGAGAGCTAAAGGAAAACCAGTTTATGTACATTGTGCGTTTG GTCATGGAAGAAGCGCTTGTGTTGTGTGTGCAGTTCTAGTAGCATTGGGCATTGCTGAAAACTGGAAGGATGCAGAAAACATCAtccgagaaaaaagaaagataaaaatGAATGCTGTTCACCGGAAAACCTTAGACGATTGGTCAAAATATAGAGCTTCTCAGAAGAAGGATAAATAA